Proteins from a single region of Terriglobus sp. TAA 43:
- a CDS encoding asparagine synthetase B, protein MSAIAGIFRRDIRERVDGDNLRDLEKAIMFLGPDEGSSRALGPVGLIHRALNTRTDATVSQPFRRGTAWIVFDGYLSNRDELLNRFGHTSREDPTDVDLVLSCHEKWGLNAFERIEGAFAFCVWEMATQRLFLARDPMGIRPLFLRSDPHQHVWCSALEPLVLGANRTLTLNCKHVHKLFTSQPCLDTTCYEEILAVPPGMVVALRPESVPIRRRFWSLAATEPIRLHSDADYEEQFRLHLTRSVSQCLRSRTTVTAELSGGLDSSTIVCIADRIRGNENQSLIETISYFDTDEPSGDERPYIAMVEQQRDKVGQHISFADFRRLHQSTELQPLTTPFQASPGRFAHNLQRQSIIHQALRDLNSRVLLSGLGGDEFLGGVPYGAPEIADHLFAYRFVAGAKSLLAWSIARQQTIWSCWEEVSALLRAQRLPTSMLESPETAFPWLLQQRSSETGVFTEFSDWPALTPSQLTYEWLRSKLASQFTIAGTPLFGGTETRYPLLDLSLFRFLASIPRDQVLRAGERRRLQRRALHGIVPAGILTRRTKWFGLREAHELLRSESANEVLAQDWLTSGLFFDMKLLRQAHRNIVTGNPGPALPLQMAIALEQWLRKQVEQGTIATPTPRSA, encoded by the coding sequence ATGAGTGCGATTGCCGGTATCTTTCGCAGGGATATCCGTGAACGCGTGGACGGCGACAATCTCCGCGACTTGGAGAAAGCCATCATGTTTCTCGGTCCAGACGAGGGTTCCTCTCGCGCATTGGGTCCAGTCGGGTTGATCCATCGTGCGCTCAATACACGCACCGACGCAACGGTATCTCAACCGTTCCGCAGGGGAACGGCGTGGATCGTCTTTGATGGCTATCTCTCCAATCGTGATGAACTCCTCAATCGCTTTGGCCACACATCGCGCGAAGATCCAACCGACGTCGATCTGGTTCTTTCGTGCCATGAGAAATGGGGGCTCAATGCCTTCGAGCGCATAGAGGGTGCTTTCGCCTTCTGCGTCTGGGAGATGGCGACGCAGAGGTTATTTCTTGCCCGCGATCCTATGGGAATACGACCACTCTTCCTTCGCAGTGATCCGCATCAGCATGTCTGGTGCAGTGCGCTCGAGCCTCTTGTACTCGGAGCGAACCGAACTCTGACGTTGAACTGCAAGCACGTCCACAAACTATTCACGTCGCAACCATGTCTCGACACAACATGCTACGAGGAGATTCTCGCTGTCCCTCCGGGAATGGTTGTTGCGCTTCGACCAGAGAGCGTTCCCATACGACGGCGATTCTGGAGTCTCGCCGCGACCGAACCGATCCGATTACATTCCGATGCCGACTATGAAGAGCAGTTTCGCTTACATTTGACCCGATCGGTTTCCCAATGTCTGCGGTCACGTACAACCGTTACCGCGGAGCTGAGTGGTGGTCTCGATTCCAGCACGATCGTCTGCATTGCAGACCGCATCCGCGGGAACGAGAATCAATCGCTCATCGAAACGATCTCGTATTTTGATACGGACGAACCCAGCGGCGATGAACGCCCTTACATCGCGATGGTCGAACAACAACGTGACAAGGTTGGACAGCATATCTCATTCGCAGACTTTCGCCGTCTGCACCAATCGACGGAGCTACAACCTCTCACAACCCCGTTCCAGGCCTCACCCGGAAGGTTCGCGCATAACCTGCAACGTCAATCGATCATTCACCAAGCCTTGCGTGATCTCAACAGTCGCGTACTCTTGTCCGGCCTCGGAGGAGATGAGTTTCTGGGAGGAGTCCCTTATGGAGCACCTGAAATCGCCGACCATCTTTTTGCTTATCGTTTCGTTGCCGGTGCGAAGTCGCTTCTGGCCTGGTCGATCGCGCGCCAACAGACGATCTGGTCGTGCTGGGAAGAGGTCAGCGCACTGCTCCGAGCCCAACGTCTCCCGACGTCCATGTTGGAATCCCCCGAAACAGCGTTCCCTTGGCTGCTTCAGCAACGAAGCTCAGAGACCGGAGTGTTTACCGAGTTCTCTGACTGGCCAGCCCTTACACCCAGCCAACTGACCTACGAGTGGCTGCGCTCGAAACTCGCAAGTCAATTCACAATCGCGGGGACACCGCTCTTCGGTGGTACCGAAACGCGGTACCCACTCCTGGATCTTTCGTTGTTTCGCTTTCTGGCATCGATTCCGCGAGATCAGGTCCTTCGTGCTGGTGAACGGCGACGCTTGCAGCGAAGAGCACTCCACGGCATCGTTCCAGCGGGCATTCTTACGCGCCGGACGAAGTGGTTCGGACTTCGCGAAGCACACGAGCTACTTCGCAGCGAAAGTGCGAATGAGGTTCTTGCACAGGATTGGCTGACCTCCGGGCTGTTCTTCGACATGAAGCTGCTTCGACAGGCACACAGAAACATTGTCACCGGCAATCCAGGACCGGCGCTGCCCCTTCAGATGGCAATTGCGCTCGAGCAATGGCTTCGGAAGCAGGTCGAACAAGGAACGATCGCAACACCGACTCCAAGATCGGCTTGA
- a CDS encoding lasso peptide biosynthesis B2 protein: MVHVLKAYCLLIRWDIFMKRHSFLELYEAIRSLPTSPRPASTTVSDSLYDAVEVACALYPKQVLCLQRSCVLTRMCRSRGLAAQLTIGSQRRPFRAHAWVTLEGEIIRDRLAQREAFLILEVC; encoded by the coding sequence ATGGTTCATGTTCTGAAGGCATATTGCCTACTGATCCGTTGGGACATCTTCATGAAGCGCCATTCCTTTCTGGAACTGTATGAAGCGATCCGCTCTTTGCCGACATCTCCCAGACCGGCGTCAACGACGGTTTCCGATTCACTCTATGACGCAGTAGAAGTCGCTTGTGCCTTGTATCCAAAACAAGTTCTCTGCCTGCAACGATCCTGCGTGCTCACTCGGATGTGTCGTTCTCGAGGCCTCGCGGCGCAGCTCACCATCGGCTCACAACGTAGGCCGTTTCGGGCCCACGCGTGGGTGACTCTTGAAGGCGAAATTATTCGGGACAGGCTCGCACAACGAGAAGCTTTCCTCATTTTGGAGGTTTGCTGA